Proteins from a genomic interval of Diaphorobacter sp. HDW4A:
- a CDS encoding 3-hydroxyacyl-CoA dehydrogenase NAD-binding domain-containing protein produces the protein MPDSVDYSVRGPVAVLTIHNPPVNGLALRVRQGIAESLRAALSDDAVKAVIIRGAGKGFCGGADIREFGSDTGRAEPHLRTLCTLLEAAHKPVIAAMHGDAVGGGLELALACHHRVAAKGARLGLPEVKLGLLPGAGGTQRLPRLIGVEAALAMIVSGDSADAQRALQLGLVDEIADDELLSFAIEFATGKCKSLAEQSAALPVVSSRPLRPEDGVESLRAARQKLAVSRHASSAARACIECIEAATRLPMEEGLRFEREKFDELLASNESKAMRHLFFAQRAASKVPGIPTDTAVARIETVGVVGAGTMGGGIAMCFANAGIPVTVLDTSRDALERGIDRIRSNYANSVSRNSLSAQAMAERMALISTSVDDSDLREVDLVVEAVFEDMDVKKDVFRRLASVCKPGAILATNTSRLDVDEIAAVTGRAGDVIGLHFFSPANVMRLLEVVRGKESSSRVIAASMQLARRIGKLAVLVGCCDGFVGNRMLAHYSREADFLLEEGASVQQIDQALQGFGMAMGRFAMADMAGLDIAWSIRKRLAAHRPAHLRYSRVADRICEMGRFGQKTGAGYYRYEAGGRQPMADAGIEALVEQCARDAGIARRVVRDEEIVERTMYALINEGARILEEGIVSRASDIDLVYVNGYGFPAWRGGPMFLADSLGLDKVHARICEFHAQHGEHWAPAPLLKTLVVQGRTFAQA, from the coding sequence ATGCCAGATTCGGTCGACTATTCGGTGCGCGGCCCTGTGGCCGTGCTGACGATCCACAATCCACCCGTCAATGGTCTTGCTCTGCGGGTCCGGCAAGGCATCGCGGAGTCCCTGCGCGCGGCGCTGTCGGACGATGCGGTCAAGGCGGTGATCATCCGCGGAGCGGGGAAGGGCTTCTGCGGCGGAGCGGACATACGCGAGTTCGGCAGCGACACGGGGCGCGCGGAACCGCACCTGAGAACCCTCTGCACGCTGCTCGAAGCCGCGCACAAACCGGTCATCGCTGCCATGCACGGAGATGCGGTGGGCGGAGGTCTTGAGCTGGCCCTGGCATGTCACCACCGAGTTGCCGCGAAAGGCGCGCGATTGGGATTGCCCGAAGTGAAGCTCGGCTTGCTGCCGGGTGCCGGAGGCACGCAGCGACTCCCGCGATTGATCGGCGTCGAAGCGGCGCTGGCAATGATCGTGAGCGGTGATTCTGCCGACGCGCAGCGTGCGTTGCAGCTCGGTCTTGTGGATGAGATCGCGGACGATGAACTGCTGTCTTTCGCCATCGAATTCGCAACGGGAAAATGCAAGTCGTTGGCAGAACAGTCGGCAGCACTTCCCGTCGTTTCCAGCCGGCCGTTGCGCCCGGAGGATGGCGTGGAAAGCCTTCGCGCTGCAAGGCAGAAATTGGCGGTCTCCAGGCATGCTTCATCGGCTGCGCGCGCATGCATTGAATGCATCGAAGCAGCGACGCGCCTGCCGATGGAGGAGGGCCTACGGTTCGAGCGCGAGAAGTTCGATGAGCTGCTGGCGTCGAATGAGTCCAAGGCCATGCGCCATCTGTTCTTTGCGCAGCGAGCGGCATCGAAGGTGCCCGGCATCCCGACCGATACCGCAGTGGCAAGAATCGAAACGGTGGGCGTCGTCGGCGCGGGAACGATGGGCGGCGGCATCGCGATGTGTTTTGCGAACGCGGGCATTCCCGTCACCGTGCTGGACACGAGTCGCGATGCACTGGAGCGCGGGATCGATCGCATCCGCAGCAACTACGCGAACAGCGTCTCTCGCAACTCGCTGAGCGCGCAGGCGATGGCCGAGCGCATGGCGCTGATTTCGACGTCGGTGGACGACAGTGATCTGCGAGAGGTGGATCTGGTGGTCGAGGCGGTGTTCGAAGACATGGACGTGAAGAAGGACGTCTTTCGACGCCTCGCGAGTGTGTGCAAACCGGGAGCGATTCTCGCCACCAATACCTCGCGTCTCGACGTGGATGAGATCGCCGCAGTCACGGGCCGAGCCGGCGACGTCATCGGGCTGCACTTTTTCAGCCCGGCCAACGTGATGCGGTTGCTTGAAGTCGTGCGTGGCAAGGAAAGTTCATCGCGCGTCATCGCCGCATCCATGCAACTGGCCAGGCGCATAGGCAAGCTCGCCGTGCTGGTGGGGTGCTGCGATGGATTCGTGGGCAACCGGATGCTGGCGCATTACAGCCGCGAGGCCGATTTCCTTTTGGAGGAGGGCGCAAGCGTGCAGCAGATCGATCAGGCATTGCAAGGCTTCGGCATGGCGATGGGACGGTTTGCGATGGCCGACATGGCGGGCCTTGATATCGCATGGTCGATCCGCAAGCGGCTCGCGGCCCATCGGCCGGCCCATCTGCGCTATTCACGGGTGGCCGACCGCATCTGCGAAATGGGCCGCTTTGGTCAGAAGACCGGCGCAGGCTACTACCGCTACGAAGCGGGTGGACGGCAGCCCATGGCGGATGCTGGGATCGAGGCGCTGGTCGAGCAATGCGCACGCGATGCGGGCATCGCTCGCCGCGTGGTGCGCGACGAAGAGATCGTGGAACGCACGATGTACGCGCTGATCAACGAGGGTGCCCGCATTCTCGAAGAAGGCATTGTTTCCAGGGCTTCCGATATCGATCTCGTGTATGTGAACGGCTACGGCTTTCCGGCATGGCGGGGTGGTCCCATGTTTCTTGCCGACTCGCTGGGCCTGGACAAGGTGCATGCACGGATCTGCGAATTCCACGCGCAGCACGGTGAGCACTGGGCTCCTGCGCCACTGCTCAAGACGCTGGTCGTGCAAGGAAGGACCTTCGCCCAAGCGTAG
- a CDS encoding acyl-CoA dehydrogenase family protein yields MDLNYTEEEHAFRLQVRAFLQAQLPQDIRRRVTEHKRMRKQDHTRWHKILARQGWVAPGWPVEHGGTGWSPVQTHIFEEECDQAGAPRVIALGVKMIGPVLIAFGNEEQKRRHLARIYSGDEWWCQGYSEPGAGSDLASLATRAELDGDAFIVNGQKTWTTLGHYADMMFCLVRTDPHAKKQEGISFLLIDMKSSGITVRPIVTIEGEHHVNEVFFDNVRVPVSNLVGELNKGWTYAKHLLGHERFSIAQVGKSKRELVTLKRMAREQMSDGRPMIEDPLFAEKMARVEIELMALEFTNLRLISAAQSGQKMGAEPSILKIKGCEVVQSITELMVEVAGPHGLAWNPRFRDLDGTREVAGAAWSGPLASEYLDARKISIFGGTDEIQKNILAKLSLGL; encoded by the coding sequence ATGGATTTGAACTACACGGAAGAAGAGCACGCGTTCCGGTTGCAGGTGAGAGCCTTTCTGCAAGCGCAGTTGCCGCAAGACATCCGCAGACGGGTGACCGAGCACAAGCGCATGCGCAAGCAGGACCACACGCGCTGGCACAAGATTCTGGCGAGGCAGGGCTGGGTGGCTCCGGGCTGGCCCGTCGAACATGGCGGGACGGGCTGGTCGCCGGTGCAGACCCACATCTTCGAGGAGGAATGTGATCAGGCCGGCGCGCCGCGCGTGATCGCTCTGGGCGTGAAGATGATCGGCCCGGTGCTGATCGCGTTTGGAAACGAAGAGCAGAAGCGCCGACATCTCGCGAGGATCTACAGCGGCGACGAGTGGTGGTGCCAGGGCTATTCGGAACCGGGCGCGGGCTCCGATCTGGCCTCGCTGGCCACCCGTGCGGAGCTGGACGGCGACGCCTTCATCGTGAACGGGCAGAAGACATGGACCACGCTGGGCCACTATGCCGACATGATGTTCTGTCTCGTGCGCACCGACCCGCACGCGAAGAAGCAGGAGGGGATTTCGTTCCTGCTGATCGACATGAAATCGTCCGGCATCACCGTGCGTCCCATCGTCACCATCGAGGGTGAACATCACGTCAATGAAGTGTTCTTCGACAATGTGCGCGTGCCCGTCTCCAACCTGGTGGGTGAGTTGAACAAGGGGTGGACCTACGCCAAGCATCTGCTCGGGCATGAGCGCTTCAGCATCGCGCAGGTGGGCAAATCCAAGCGCGAGCTGGTCACGCTCAAGCGCATGGCGCGTGAGCAGATGAGCGATGGGAGACCGATGATCGAAGACCCGCTGTTCGCGGAAAAGATGGCGCGTGTGGAGATCGAACTGATGGCGTTGGAGTTCACCAATCTGCGCCTGATATCGGCGGCGCAAAGCGGGCAGAAGATGGGCGCCGAGCCGTCCATTCTCAAGATCAAGGGCTGCGAAGTGGTGCAGAGCATCACGGAGCTGATGGTCGAGGTCGCAGGGCCGCACGGGCTTGCATGGAATCCTCGATTCAGGGATCTGGATGGCACGCGCGAGGTGGCGGGGGCCGCATGGTCAGGCCCTCTGGCTTCGGAGTATCTCGATGCGCGAAAGATTTCCATCTTTGGCGGTACGGACGAGATTCAGAAAAACATTCTTGCCAAGCTGTCGCTGGGTTTGTAG
- a CDS encoding acyl-CoA dehydrogenase family protein, with the protein MDFSFSSDQRMLADSVERYVSARYLPDVRIVRGADGAQQREMHRRAFADMGLFGLTIGEDWGGFGGGGTETAIVMEAFGKGLVTESWVGSALVCASLLAQSGNEVLKAELLPQIASGELQVALAHAEPQARHALSDVETTATAQGEHFVLNGRKSLVVQGGNAKRLLVSARTSGSRRDEEGISLFVLDPEAEGVSCVRYATLDGSSAADFEFKNVHVLAAAMLHEPGGALPMLEHSVDAGATALCAEAVGIMSALLSATLDYVKTRKQFGVNLSSFQALQHRLVDMHMHIEQARSLSWLAASKVNALDTSERKRAVSAAKWRVGTAARLVGKEAIQMHGGIGMTDELIVGHYVKRLMAIEQTFGDTGYHLKRFIQVAYVH; encoded by the coding sequence GTGGATTTTTCATTCAGCAGTGACCAGCGGATGCTGGCGGATTCGGTCGAACGCTATGTCAGCGCCAGATATCTGCCTGATGTGCGGATCGTGCGCGGCGCCGATGGCGCGCAGCAGCGCGAGATGCACCGGCGTGCCTTTGCGGACATGGGACTTTTCGGATTGACCATTGGTGAAGACTGGGGCGGCTTCGGTGGCGGCGGAACGGAGACGGCCATCGTCATGGAGGCGTTCGGCAAAGGCTTGGTCACCGAGTCCTGGGTGGGGAGTGCGCTTGTTTGCGCATCGTTGCTTGCGCAGTCAGGTAACGAGGTCCTGAAGGCGGAACTGCTGCCGCAGATCGCCTCAGGCGAGTTGCAGGTCGCCCTCGCGCATGCCGAGCCACAGGCGAGACACGCGCTCAGCGACGTCGAGACCACGGCCACGGCGCAGGGTGAGCACTTCGTTCTCAACGGTCGCAAGTCGCTGGTGGTGCAGGGCGGCAATGCGAAACGGCTGCTGGTGTCCGCGCGCACGTCGGGATCCAGGCGCGACGAGGAGGGGATTTCGCTGTTCGTGCTGGACCCTGAAGCGGAAGGCGTTTCATGCGTCCGGTATGCCACCCTGGACGGATCGAGCGCCGCAGACTTCGAGTTCAAGAATGTGCATGTGCTGGCGGCGGCAATGCTGCATGAGCCAGGCGGTGCGTTGCCGATGCTGGAGCACAGCGTGGACGCGGGCGCTACGGCGCTGTGTGCCGAGGCGGTCGGGATCATGTCGGCGCTCCTGAGTGCGACGCTTGACTATGTGAAGACGCGCAAGCAGTTCGGCGTGAACCTCTCTAGTTTTCAGGCGCTGCAGCACCGTCTGGTGGATATGCACATGCATATCGAGCAGGCCCGCTCGCTCAGCTGGCTTGCGGCCTCTAAGGTCAATGCGCTCGATACCTCGGAACGCAAGCGCGCGGTGTCTGCCGCGAAGTGGCGGGTGGGAACAGCGGCACGTCTTGTCGGGAAGGAAGCCATCCAGATGCATGGTGGAATCGGGATGACCGATGAACTCATCGTGGGGCACTACGTCAAGCGTCTGATGGCCATCGAGCAGACGTTCGGAGACACCGGCTATCACCTCAAGCGTTTCATCCAAGTGGCCTACGTCCATTGA
- a CDS encoding long-chain fatty acid--CoA ligase — protein MSQTHFQHWPLGLPRHLSTPQTSLYYNLEVSARRFSDRDAIVFYDSRISYSELKNQVDVLAGYLQQRCGVKRGDRVLLYMQNSPQFIIGYYAILRADAVVIPVNAMNKAIELAHYAKDTEATTILGAQDLYEQVREVQRSGDTDLRHVVVATYSDYLTKPTELSVPDFVSQPPIDCSPATAWRDALAAGLAPGPHLAQPDDLSVMPYTSGTTGHPKGCVHTHRTAMHTTVGSMVWGYAQTEVILAVMPMFHVTGMQSGINGPIYTASTIVVMPRWDRDTASALISRYQVSHWTCTPTMVVDMLSNPDLGRYDFSSLRLMRGGGAAMPEAIAQKLKDLCNIEFVEGYGLSETMMTSHTNPVQRPKKQCLGIPIFDTESRVIDPATLKELPPGEVGEIVTSGPQIFLEYWRNPEATKQAFLHIDGKRFFRTGDLGSTDADGYFFITDRLKRMINASGFKVWPAEVEALLYRHPDILEACIVSTPDTYRGESVKAIVVLKQGSRGKVSEDDVIRWAKENMAAYKYPRVVEFVDALPKSATGKVQWRELQEQERARKAA, from the coding sequence ATGTCGCAAACCCATTTTCAGCACTGGCCTCTGGGATTACCGCGCCATCTGTCGACGCCGCAGACCAGCCTCTACTACAACCTCGAAGTCAGCGCACGGCGATTCTCTGACCGCGATGCCATCGTCTTCTATGACTCGCGCATCAGCTACTCTGAACTGAAAAATCAGGTCGATGTTCTGGCGGGCTATCTGCAGCAGCGTTGCGGCGTCAAGCGTGGCGACAGGGTGCTGCTGTACATGCAGAACTCACCCCAGTTCATCATCGGCTATTACGCTATTTTGCGTGCGGATGCGGTCGTGATTCCCGTGAATGCGATGAACAAGGCGATCGAGTTGGCGCACTACGCCAAGGACACCGAAGCGACCACCATTCTTGGCGCACAGGATCTGTATGAGCAGGTGCGCGAGGTGCAAAGGTCTGGCGATACCGATCTGCGCCACGTCGTCGTCGCCACGTATTCGGACTACCTTACCAAGCCCACGGAACTGAGCGTTCCCGATTTCGTCAGCCAGCCGCCGATCGACTGCTCGCCAGCTACCGCATGGCGCGATGCGCTCGCCGCCGGGTTGGCGCCGGGGCCGCATCTTGCGCAGCCGGACGACCTGAGCGTCATGCCCTACACCTCGGGTACGACGGGTCATCCCAAGGGTTGCGTTCACACCCATCGCACAGCAATGCACACAACCGTGGGCTCCATGGTGTGGGGCTACGCGCAGACCGAGGTGATCCTCGCGGTGATGCCCATGTTTCATGTGACGGGCATGCAAAGCGGCATCAATGGACCAATCTACACGGCGAGCACCATCGTGGTGATGCCGCGCTGGGATCGCGATACCGCGTCCGCCCTGATCAGCCGCTACCAAGTGAGTCATTGGACCTGCACGCCGACGATGGTAGTGGACATGCTCTCCAACCCCGATCTGGGACGTTACGACTTCTCCAGTCTGCGCCTGATGCGTGGCGGTGGCGCGGCTATGCCCGAGGCGATTGCGCAGAAGCTCAAGGATCTGTGCAACATCGAGTTTGTGGAGGGCTACGGTTTGAGCGAGACGATGATGACCTCACACACCAATCCCGTCCAGCGGCCCAAGAAGCAGTGCCTTGGCATTCCCATCTTCGACACCGAGTCGCGCGTCATCGATCCTGCGACTCTAAAGGAACTTCCACCCGGTGAAGTGGGTGAGATCGTGACCAGCGGTCCGCAGATCTTTCTGGAGTATTGGCGCAATCCGGAGGCGACGAAACAGGCCTTTTTGCACATCGACGGCAAGCGGTTCTTCCGGACCGGCGACCTCGGTAGCACGGATGCCGACGGGTATTTCTTCATCACCGATCGCCTCAAGCGCATGATCAATGCGTCCGGGTTCAAGGTCTGGCCTGCGGAAGTGGAGGCGCTGCTCTACAGGCATCCGGACATCCTGGAGGCCTGCATCGTCAGTACGCCGGACACTTACCGTGGCGAGTCGGTCAAGGCCATCGTGGTGCTCAAGCAGGGATCGCGTGGCAAGGTGTCCGAGGACGACGTCATCCGGTGGGCCAAGGAGAATATGGCCGCCTACAAGTACCCGCGTGTTGTGGAGTTCGTGGACGCGTTGCCCAAGTCAGCCACCGGCAAGGTGCAATGGCGCGAACTGCAGGAGCAGGAACGCGCACGCAAGGCGGCTTGA
- a CDS encoding IclR family transcriptional regulator, whose protein sequence is MSTQLTPRSTKKSTAADANEVPAKKTVAKDRQFVTALARGLQVLGCFTTARPELSGSEIARLTGLPQPTVWRLCYTMVKTGTLVPTAGERFRPGLSVLHLGHSAIAGMNLVELARPHMQELANEFRGACSMAVCHGLNMMVIERVESNNELLMSLRAGSVLSVAESSFGWAHLAGLRSQDRLQLLAQLDEQKETFWIQHRTECLESIQQYEKLGYILSAGVFHSAYNTLAAPIIAPDGNIPYVLNCGSSAATVSAKQLQKQVAPRFLELVQQLTSLLALQR, encoded by the coding sequence ATGAGTACACAGCTCACACCGCGTTCCACCAAGAAATCGACCGCAGCAGACGCGAACGAAGTACCGGCAAAAAAGACCGTGGCCAAAGACCGTCAATTCGTGACCGCACTGGCGCGCGGTCTGCAGGTTCTGGGCTGCTTCACAACGGCGCGCCCCGAGCTGTCGGGCTCCGAAATCGCGCGGCTCACCGGACTCCCCCAGCCCACGGTCTGGCGTCTTTGCTACACCATGGTCAAGACCGGCACGCTGGTACCAACAGCCGGGGAACGTTTCCGCCCCGGGCTTTCTGTGCTTCACCTCGGGCACAGCGCCATTGCCGGGATGAACCTGGTCGAGCTCGCCCGCCCGCACATGCAGGAGCTGGCCAACGAGTTCCGCGGCGCCTGCAGCATGGCGGTGTGCCATGGCCTGAACATGATGGTGATCGAGCGGGTGGAGAGCAACAACGAGTTGCTCATGAGCCTGCGCGCGGGCTCGGTGCTGAGCGTGGCCGAATCGTCCTTCGGATGGGCCCATCTGGCCGGTCTGCGCTCGCAGGATCGCCTGCAGTTGCTGGCGCAGCTCGATGAACAGAAGGAGACCTTCTGGATCCAGCACCGCACCGAATGTCTGGAGAGCATCCAGCAATATGAAAAGCTGGGATACATCCTGAGCGCAGGCGTGTTCCACTCGGCCTACAACACGCTCGCGGCGCCGATCATCGCGCCCGATGGCAACATCCCCTACGTGCTCAATTGCGGCTCGTCCGCCGCGACCGTGTCCGCCAAACAGTTGCAAAAACAGGTCGCGCCGAGATTTCTGGAGCTCGTGCAGCAGCTCACGAGTCTGCTGGCGCTGCAGCGCTGA
- a CDS encoding NADH:flavin oxidoreductase/NADH oxidase, producing MTESILLSPWRLRDLQLRNRVVLSPMLTYQARGGAITPWHLVHLGQFASGGVGLVFMESTKVDPLGCTTSSDPGLWSDEFVPALRQLTDFIHQQGAAAGIQLGHSGRKARNSLPWEGRKPLIEVQRVDGKGDWELIAPSALAHGAGAGVPRAMTQADIDAQIDHWIAATRRADAAGFDVLEIHCAHGYLLHQFLSAAANRRSDRYGGSLENRMRFPLDVVRAVRAAWPQGKPLFVRVSAVDESGGSLQETITFAQQLKRAGVDVIDCSAGGMAGPVGEHSVRPAFGYQVPYATAVRARASIATMAVGLIVHAQQAEAVLASGAADLVAIGRELLHNPHWVLDAAVKLGCDRPYASSPPSYAYWLDKRAQIGVDRETSTWGLAPAEALDSKRFFLPEYL from the coding sequence ATGACGGAGTCCATATTGCTGTCTCCTTGGCGCCTGCGTGATCTGCAGTTGCGCAATCGCGTGGTGCTCTCGCCGATGCTGACCTATCAGGCGCGAGGCGGGGCGATCACGCCGTGGCATCTGGTCCATCTCGGACAGTTCGCGAGCGGTGGGGTAGGGCTGGTGTTCATGGAGTCCACCAAGGTCGATCCTCTCGGTTGCACCACATCGTCAGATCCGGGTCTCTGGTCGGATGAGTTCGTTCCCGCGCTGCGTCAGTTGACCGACTTCATTCATCAACAGGGTGCCGCTGCCGGCATACAGCTCGGGCATTCCGGCCGCAAGGCCCGCAACTCGTTGCCGTGGGAAGGGCGCAAACCGTTGATCGAGGTGCAGCGCGTGGACGGCAAAGGCGACTGGGAACTGATCGCTCCGAGCGCCCTGGCACATGGTGCAGGCGCTGGCGTTCCCCGGGCAATGACGCAGGCCGACATCGACGCGCAGATCGACCACTGGATCGCAGCCACGCGGCGTGCGGATGCAGCCGGGTTCGACGTGTTGGAAATCCATTGCGCGCATGGCTATCTGCTGCACCAGTTCCTCTCGGCGGCGGCGAACCGGCGCAGCGATCGCTACGGTGGATCACTCGAGAATCGCATGCGCTTTCCCCTGGATGTGGTGCGCGCTGTCAGAGCCGCCTGGCCGCAAGGCAAACCGCTGTTCGTCCGGGTATCGGCGGTGGATGAAAGCGGCGGCTCTCTGCAGGAAACGATTACCTTCGCGCAGCAGCTCAAGCGGGCTGGAGTGGACGTGATCGACTGTAGCGCCGGTGGCATGGCGGGCCCTGTGGGCGAGCATTCCGTGCGGCCTGCCTTCGGATATCAGGTGCCATATGCGACTGCCGTGCGGGCACGGGCCAGCATCGCCACCATGGCCGTAGGTCTGATCGTGCATGCGCAGCAGGCCGAGGCCGTGCTCGCTTCGGGCGCGGCCGATTTGGTGGCCATTGGGCGCGAGTTGCTGCACAACCCGCACTGGGTATTGGATGCCGCCGTGAAGCTGGGATGCGACAGGCCTTATGCGTCCTCACCGCCCAGTTACGCCTACTGGCTGGACAAACGCGCGCAGATCGGCGTCGACCGGGAGACGTCCACCTGGGGATTGGCCCCCGCAGAAGCCTTGGACAGCAAACGCTTTTTTTTGCCTGAATACTTGTGA